From Cheilinus undulatus linkage group 17, ASM1832078v1, whole genome shotgun sequence, one genomic window encodes:
- the LOC121525636 gene encoding leukemia inhibitory factor receptor-like isoform X3, with translation MRRVRMIPWLLLLVSLFGESTQDGKENGVFPCGPQDLNLSSSGQTILSTWEDDRSCSAVHGVLIYEVVVLIEDQQVHHDEVTVMPDQIGSTHSWNWTSYLALECASHSVRISLQDNIASSWMQEKTLPGRKVSTKPEVYPRDKVFEVGSTATFCCIMPPGQVFNKLYLTGYNASDATKISDHTYALTVLLNQPSEHSCTDVKCQSSNYGACAYIGYPPDDRDLWCETRDLESVDCHWSIGRKTHLHKPSISTKYQLNGRDCPERYKASCSQRIEAHSGEREWMLTAKNKLGRKDLIDRSDLRRRVHMFAPEELSSSSVNARNITLMWKWRVQRYVDLDITCQINISDGETSTEITANGVGLLSAIVKDLIPNWNYIATVRCGTTQHFWKWSNWSQSVNFQTRGDVPDALDVWMQRTEDQTVILWKELQAEQSHGEISEYEVSWKKTSESELQNQTKVDKNDHSVALNLDRAEEHIVTVTARNINGSSAPSTIIIPPLSTGSHHVDTNQISGSDGGFYLSWSPSPAASCGYVVDWCLVSESCRVEWMKVTTNESNARIVSENFIDGQRYLLSVYACTLRAPVLLERREGYVKEKIIEKGLFQPLQWKQHHSDVEVFWRPVPLRNQSAFIHGYVLYYTDNNNKLVLIDSTDNPEATRLTAPNLKIHTYTFTVKAKTAAGEGGDSVIIVTLNSLSHFHLTDRHFRSPLPRHHPVLQTLVMHQTQSLSSDPKAGADGQMVGDG, from the exons GGGTCTTTCCCTGTGGACCTCAGGACCTAAACCTGAGCAGTTCTGGCCAGACAATCCTGTCAACATGGGAGGACGACCGCTCctgctctgctgtgcatggCGTGTTGATCTACGAGGTGGTGGTTCTTATAGAAGACCAACAAGTCCACCAT GATGAAGTTACTGTGATGCCTGATCAAATCGGATCCACTCACTCCTGGAACTGGACGTCCTATTTGGCACTGGAGTGTGCGTCCCACTCAGTCAGGATTAGTTTACAAGACAACATTGCAAGTTCATGGATGCAGGAGAAGACTCTTCCTG GAAGGAAAGTCTCCACAAAGCCAGAGGTTTACCCCCGAGATAAGGTGTTTGAGGTTGGTAGTACAGCCACCTTCTGCTGCATCATGCCGCCAGGGCAGGTTTTCAACAAATTATACCTGACTGGTTACAATGCTTCTGACGCGACCAAAATCAGTGATCACACCTATGCTCTGACCGTCTTACTCAACCAGCCGTCAGAACACAGCTGCACCGATGTGAAATGTCAGTCGTCTAACTACGGGGCATGTGCTTACATCGGCT ACCCTCCTGATGACAGAGATCTTTGGTGTGAGACGCGAGATCTGGAATCAGTGGACTGTCACTGGTCCATAGGAAGGAAGACGCACCTGCACAAACCCAGTATTTCAACTAAGTATCAGCTCAATGGAAG AGATTGTCCAGAAAGATATAAGGCGTCATGTTCTCAGAGAATTGAAGCGCActctggagagagagagtggatgTTAACAGCTAAGAATAAACTGGGGAGGAAGGACCTGATCGACCGGTCAGACCTGAGGAGAAGAG TGCACATGTTCGCTCCTGAAGAATTGTCATCTTCATCTGTGAATGCCAGAAACATCACCTTAATGTGGAAATGGAGAGTTCAGCGGTACGTTGATCTGGATATAACGTGCCAAATTAACATCAGTGATGGCGAAACGAGCACAGAG ATTACAGCTAATGGAGTCGGCCTCCTTTCAGCCATTGTTAAAGATCTGATACCAAACTGGAACTATATTGCAACAGTACGATGTGGAACAACTCAACATTTCTGGAAATGGAGCAACTGGAGTCAAAGTGTCAACTTCCAAACAAGGGGGGATG TTCCAGATGCTCTGGATGTTTGGATGCAGAGGACGGAGGACCAAACTGTGATTCTTTGGAAG GAGCTGCAGGCGGAGCAGAGTCACGGAGAAATCTCTGAGTATGAAGTGAGCTGGAAGAAAACCTCAGAGAGTGAACTTCAAAATCAAACCAAAGTGGATAAAAATGACCACAGCGTTGCTCTCAATCTGGACCGAGCTGAGGAGCACATCGTCACTGTGACGGCGAGGAATATAAACGGCAGCTCAGCCCCGTCAACCATCATCATACCTCCACTCAGTACGG GCAGTCACCATGTGGACACTAACCAGATCAGTGGCAGTGATGGCGGCTTCTATCTGTCGTGGTCGCCGAGTCCTGCAGCGAGCTGTGGCTACGTTGTGGACTGGTGTCTGGTCTCTGAGAGCTGCAGAGTGGAGTGGATGAAAGTGACGACAAATGAAAGTAATGCAAGAATAGTTTCAG AAAACTTCATAGACGGGCAGAGATACCTGCTGTCAGTTTACGCCTGCACCCTCAGAGCTCCGGTGCTGTTAGAGAGAAGAGAAGGATACGTGAAGGAGAAGA TAATAGAAAAAGGCCTGTTTCAGCCATTACAGTGGAAACAGCATCACTCAGACGTCGAGGTTTTCTGGAGGCCTGTACCTTTAAGAAACCAGTCTGCCTTCATCCACGGATACGTGCTCTACTACACTGACAACAACAATAAGCTAGTCCTCATTGACAGCACAG ACAATCCTGAAGCCACCAGGCTGACAGCGCCAAACCTGAAAATCCACACCTACACCTTCACGGTAAAGGCCAAGACGGCggcaggagagggaggagatTCGGTCATCATCGTCACCTTAAACTCACTCA GTCATTTCCATCTCACTGATCGTCATTTTCGCTCTCCTCTCCCTCGTCACCATCCTGTGCTACAGACACTGGTCATG CATCAAACACAAAGTCTATCCTCCGATCCCAAAGCCGGTGCTGACGGACAAATGGTTGGCGACG GTTGA
- the LOC121525636 gene encoding leukemia inhibitory factor receptor-like isoform X1: MRRVRMIPWLLLLVSLFGESTQDGKENGVFPCGPQDLNLSSSGQTILSTWEDDRSCSAVHGVLIYEVVVLIEDQQVHHDEVTVMPDQIGSTHSWNWTSYLALECASHSVRISLQDNIASSWMQEKTLPGRKVSTKPEVYPRDKVFEVGSTATFCCIMPPGQVFNKLYLTGYNASDATKISDHTYALTVLLNQPSEHSCTDVKCQSSNYGACAYIGYPPDDRDLWCETRDLESVDCHWSIGRKTHLHKPSISTKYQLNGRDCPERYKASCSQRIEAHSGEREWMLTAKNKLGRKDLIDRSDLRRRVHMFAPEELSSSSVNARNITLMWKWRVQRYVDLDITCQINISDGETSTEITANGVGLLSAIVKDLIPNWNYIATVRCGTTQHFWKWSNWSQSVNFQTRGDVPDALDVWMQRTEDQTVILWKELQAEQSHGEISEYEVSWKKTSESELQNQTKVDKNDHSVALNLDRAEEHIVTVTARNINGSSAPSTIIIPPLSTGSHHVDTNQISGSDGGFYLSWSPSPAASCGYVVDWCLVSESCRVEWMKVTTNESNARIVSENFIDGQRYLLSVYACTLRAPVLLERREGYVKEKIIEKGLFQPLQWKQHHSDVEVFWRPVPLRNQSAFIHGYVLYYTDNNNKLVLIDSTDNPEATRLTAPNLKIHTYTFTVKAKTAAGEGGDSVIIVTLNSLTDNLIQVISISLIVIFALLSLVTILCYRHWSCIKHKVYPPIPKPVLTDKWLATVDNRCHPLCVDQYVHSEISNMAVPELFRKPAAPVNHYVIQGNDPYISVQTINGYCNHAVDTHIPQPLIIPTTDIPTQQGTPSPPFRSLFPNPSYDLTMETEYEPFSQDPQLQEGTLLGKGCDGYQPQTKTEFFCLDQKEERPDSPMSCVSTYVLLPQSPHV; encoded by the exons GGGTCTTTCCCTGTGGACCTCAGGACCTAAACCTGAGCAGTTCTGGCCAGACAATCCTGTCAACATGGGAGGACGACCGCTCctgctctgctgtgcatggCGTGTTGATCTACGAGGTGGTGGTTCTTATAGAAGACCAACAAGTCCACCAT GATGAAGTTACTGTGATGCCTGATCAAATCGGATCCACTCACTCCTGGAACTGGACGTCCTATTTGGCACTGGAGTGTGCGTCCCACTCAGTCAGGATTAGTTTACAAGACAACATTGCAAGTTCATGGATGCAGGAGAAGACTCTTCCTG GAAGGAAAGTCTCCACAAAGCCAGAGGTTTACCCCCGAGATAAGGTGTTTGAGGTTGGTAGTACAGCCACCTTCTGCTGCATCATGCCGCCAGGGCAGGTTTTCAACAAATTATACCTGACTGGTTACAATGCTTCTGACGCGACCAAAATCAGTGATCACACCTATGCTCTGACCGTCTTACTCAACCAGCCGTCAGAACACAGCTGCACCGATGTGAAATGTCAGTCGTCTAACTACGGGGCATGTGCTTACATCGGCT ACCCTCCTGATGACAGAGATCTTTGGTGTGAGACGCGAGATCTGGAATCAGTGGACTGTCACTGGTCCATAGGAAGGAAGACGCACCTGCACAAACCCAGTATTTCAACTAAGTATCAGCTCAATGGAAG AGATTGTCCAGAAAGATATAAGGCGTCATGTTCTCAGAGAATTGAAGCGCActctggagagagagagtggatgTTAACAGCTAAGAATAAACTGGGGAGGAAGGACCTGATCGACCGGTCAGACCTGAGGAGAAGAG TGCACATGTTCGCTCCTGAAGAATTGTCATCTTCATCTGTGAATGCCAGAAACATCACCTTAATGTGGAAATGGAGAGTTCAGCGGTACGTTGATCTGGATATAACGTGCCAAATTAACATCAGTGATGGCGAAACGAGCACAGAG ATTACAGCTAATGGAGTCGGCCTCCTTTCAGCCATTGTTAAAGATCTGATACCAAACTGGAACTATATTGCAACAGTACGATGTGGAACAACTCAACATTTCTGGAAATGGAGCAACTGGAGTCAAAGTGTCAACTTCCAAACAAGGGGGGATG TTCCAGATGCTCTGGATGTTTGGATGCAGAGGACGGAGGACCAAACTGTGATTCTTTGGAAG GAGCTGCAGGCGGAGCAGAGTCACGGAGAAATCTCTGAGTATGAAGTGAGCTGGAAGAAAACCTCAGAGAGTGAACTTCAAAATCAAACCAAAGTGGATAAAAATGACCACAGCGTTGCTCTCAATCTGGACCGAGCTGAGGAGCACATCGTCACTGTGACGGCGAGGAATATAAACGGCAGCTCAGCCCCGTCAACCATCATCATACCTCCACTCAGTACGG GCAGTCACCATGTGGACACTAACCAGATCAGTGGCAGTGATGGCGGCTTCTATCTGTCGTGGTCGCCGAGTCCTGCAGCGAGCTGTGGCTACGTTGTGGACTGGTGTCTGGTCTCTGAGAGCTGCAGAGTGGAGTGGATGAAAGTGACGACAAATGAAAGTAATGCAAGAATAGTTTCAG AAAACTTCATAGACGGGCAGAGATACCTGCTGTCAGTTTACGCCTGCACCCTCAGAGCTCCGGTGCTGTTAGAGAGAAGAGAAGGATACGTGAAGGAGAAGA TAATAGAAAAAGGCCTGTTTCAGCCATTACAGTGGAAACAGCATCACTCAGACGTCGAGGTTTTCTGGAGGCCTGTACCTTTAAGAAACCAGTCTGCCTTCATCCACGGATACGTGCTCTACTACACTGACAACAACAATAAGCTAGTCCTCATTGACAGCACAG ACAATCCTGAAGCCACCAGGCTGACAGCGCCAAACCTGAAAATCCACACCTACACCTTCACGGTAAAGGCCAAGACGGCggcaggagagggaggagatTCGGTCATCATCGTCACCTTAAACTCACTCA CTGATAATTTAATCCAGGTCATTTCCATCTCACTGATCGTCATTTTCGCTCTCCTCTCCCTCGTCACCATCCTGTGCTACAGACACTGGTCATG CATCAAACACAAAGTCTATCCTCCGATCCCAAAGCCGGTGCTGACGGACAAATGGTTGGCGACG GTTGACAATCGCTGCCATCCGCTCTGCGTGGACCAGTACGTCCACAGTGAAATATCAAACATGGCTGTCCCAGAGCTGTTCCGTAAACCAGCAGCCCCAGTGAACCATTATGTGATCCAGGGGAACGATCCTTACATTTCTGTCCAGACTATCAACGGTTACTGCAACCATGCTGTTGATACCCACATCCCACAGCCCCTCATCATCCCGACTACAGACATCCCGACTCAGCAGGGCACGCCGTCCCCTCCGTTCAGGAGTTTATTTCCTAACCCGTCCTACGACCTGACCATGGAGACGGAGTATGAGCCGTTTAGCCAGGATCCACAGCTTCAGGAGGGAACGCTTTTAGGGAAAGGCTGTGACGGGTACCAGCCTCAGACCAAGACTGAGTTCTTCTGCTTAGACCAGAAGGAGGAGCGTCCAGACAGCCCCATGTCCTGTGTCTCTACGTATGTCCTGTTACCACAGTCACCACATGTGTAG
- the LOC121525636 gene encoding leukemia inhibitory factor receptor-like isoform X2 has protein sequence MPDQIGSTHSWNWTSYLALECASHSVRISLQDNIASSWMQEKTLPGRKVSTKPEVYPRDKVFEVGSTATFCCIMPPGQVFNKLYLTGYNASDATKISDHTYALTVLLNQPSEHSCTDVKCQSSNYGACAYIGYPPDDRDLWCETRDLESVDCHWSIGRKTHLHKPSISTKYQLNGRDCPERYKASCSQRIEAHSGEREWMLTAKNKLGRKDLIDRSDLRRRVHMFAPEELSSSSVNARNITLMWKWRVQRYVDLDITCQINISDGETSTEITANGVGLLSAIVKDLIPNWNYIATVRCGTTQHFWKWSNWSQSVNFQTRGDVPDALDVWMQRTEDQTVILWKELQAEQSHGEISEYEVSWKKTSESELQNQTKVDKNDHSVALNLDRAEEHIVTVTARNINGSSAPSTIIIPPLSTGSHHVDTNQISGSDGGFYLSWSPSPAASCGYVVDWCLVSESCRVEWMKVTTNESNARIVSENFIDGQRYLLSVYACTLRAPVLLERREGYVKEKIIEKGLFQPLQWKQHHSDVEVFWRPVPLRNQSAFIHGYVLYYTDNNNKLVLIDSTDNPEATRLTAPNLKIHTYTFTVKAKTAAGEGGDSVIIVTLNSLTDNLIQVISISLIVIFALLSLVTILCYRHWSCIKHKVYPPIPKPVLTDKWLATVDNRCHPLCVDQYVHSEISNMAVPELFRKPAAPVNHYVIQGNDPYISVQTINGYCNHAVDTHIPQPLIIPTTDIPTQQGTPSPPFRSLFPNPSYDLTMETEYEPFSQDPQLQEGTLLGKGCDGYQPQTKTEFFCLDQKEERPDSPMSCVSTYVLLPQSPHV, from the exons ATGCCTGATCAAATCGGATCCACTCACTCCTGGAACTGGACGTCCTATTTGGCACTGGAGTGTGCGTCCCACTCAGTCAGGATTAGTTTACAAGACAACATTGCAAGTTCATGGATGCAGGAGAAGACTCTTCCTG GAAGGAAAGTCTCCACAAAGCCAGAGGTTTACCCCCGAGATAAGGTGTTTGAGGTTGGTAGTACAGCCACCTTCTGCTGCATCATGCCGCCAGGGCAGGTTTTCAACAAATTATACCTGACTGGTTACAATGCTTCTGACGCGACCAAAATCAGTGATCACACCTATGCTCTGACCGTCTTACTCAACCAGCCGTCAGAACACAGCTGCACCGATGTGAAATGTCAGTCGTCTAACTACGGGGCATGTGCTTACATCGGCT ACCCTCCTGATGACAGAGATCTTTGGTGTGAGACGCGAGATCTGGAATCAGTGGACTGTCACTGGTCCATAGGAAGGAAGACGCACCTGCACAAACCCAGTATTTCAACTAAGTATCAGCTCAATGGAAG AGATTGTCCAGAAAGATATAAGGCGTCATGTTCTCAGAGAATTGAAGCGCActctggagagagagagtggatgTTAACAGCTAAGAATAAACTGGGGAGGAAGGACCTGATCGACCGGTCAGACCTGAGGAGAAGAG TGCACATGTTCGCTCCTGAAGAATTGTCATCTTCATCTGTGAATGCCAGAAACATCACCTTAATGTGGAAATGGAGAGTTCAGCGGTACGTTGATCTGGATATAACGTGCCAAATTAACATCAGTGATGGCGAAACGAGCACAGAG ATTACAGCTAATGGAGTCGGCCTCCTTTCAGCCATTGTTAAAGATCTGATACCAAACTGGAACTATATTGCAACAGTACGATGTGGAACAACTCAACATTTCTGGAAATGGAGCAACTGGAGTCAAAGTGTCAACTTCCAAACAAGGGGGGATG TTCCAGATGCTCTGGATGTTTGGATGCAGAGGACGGAGGACCAAACTGTGATTCTTTGGAAG GAGCTGCAGGCGGAGCAGAGTCACGGAGAAATCTCTGAGTATGAAGTGAGCTGGAAGAAAACCTCAGAGAGTGAACTTCAAAATCAAACCAAAGTGGATAAAAATGACCACAGCGTTGCTCTCAATCTGGACCGAGCTGAGGAGCACATCGTCACTGTGACGGCGAGGAATATAAACGGCAGCTCAGCCCCGTCAACCATCATCATACCTCCACTCAGTACGG GCAGTCACCATGTGGACACTAACCAGATCAGTGGCAGTGATGGCGGCTTCTATCTGTCGTGGTCGCCGAGTCCTGCAGCGAGCTGTGGCTACGTTGTGGACTGGTGTCTGGTCTCTGAGAGCTGCAGAGTGGAGTGGATGAAAGTGACGACAAATGAAAGTAATGCAAGAATAGTTTCAG AAAACTTCATAGACGGGCAGAGATACCTGCTGTCAGTTTACGCCTGCACCCTCAGAGCTCCGGTGCTGTTAGAGAGAAGAGAAGGATACGTGAAGGAGAAGA TAATAGAAAAAGGCCTGTTTCAGCCATTACAGTGGAAACAGCATCACTCAGACGTCGAGGTTTTCTGGAGGCCTGTACCTTTAAGAAACCAGTCTGCCTTCATCCACGGATACGTGCTCTACTACACTGACAACAACAATAAGCTAGTCCTCATTGACAGCACAG ACAATCCTGAAGCCACCAGGCTGACAGCGCCAAACCTGAAAATCCACACCTACACCTTCACGGTAAAGGCCAAGACGGCggcaggagagggaggagatTCGGTCATCATCGTCACCTTAAACTCACTCA CTGATAATTTAATCCAGGTCATTTCCATCTCACTGATCGTCATTTTCGCTCTCCTCTCCCTCGTCACCATCCTGTGCTACAGACACTGGTCATG CATCAAACACAAAGTCTATCCTCCGATCCCAAAGCCGGTGCTGACGGACAAATGGTTGGCGACG GTTGACAATCGCTGCCATCCGCTCTGCGTGGACCAGTACGTCCACAGTGAAATATCAAACATGGCTGTCCCAGAGCTGTTCCGTAAACCAGCAGCCCCAGTGAACCATTATGTGATCCAGGGGAACGATCCTTACATTTCTGTCCAGACTATCAACGGTTACTGCAACCATGCTGTTGATACCCACATCCCACAGCCCCTCATCATCCCGACTACAGACATCCCGACTCAGCAGGGCACGCCGTCCCCTCCGTTCAGGAGTTTATTTCCTAACCCGTCCTACGACCTGACCATGGAGACGGAGTATGAGCCGTTTAGCCAGGATCCACAGCTTCAGGAGGGAACGCTTTTAGGGAAAGGCTGTGACGGGTACCAGCCTCAGACCAAGACTGAGTTCTTCTGCTTAGACCAGAAGGAGGAGCGTCCAGACAGCCCCATGTCCTGTGTCTCTACGTATGTCCTGTTACCACAGTCACCACATGTGTAG